A genome region from Oryzias melastigma strain HK-1 linkage group LG12, ASM292280v2, whole genome shotgun sequence includes the following:
- the exosc2 gene encoding exosome complex component RRP4 has translation MALDMRLPTVRKTVSVSTSVFDRKDMVVPGDIITSDTGFMRGHGTYVDEEMLTASVAGEVQRVDKLICVRPLKTRFNGEVGDVVVGRITEVQQKRWKVETNSRLDSILLLSSVNLPGGELRRRSAEDELTMREYLQEGDLISAEVQSVFSDGALSLHTRSLKYGKLGQGVLVQISPSLIKRQKSHFHNLPCGASIILGNNGFVWLYPTMGQQEEEAGGFYTSLEPVSLSDREVISRLRNCLLALAAHKVLLYDTSVLYCYESSLQHQVKDILKPEVMEEIVMLTQQKLLEQEG, from the exons ATGGCTCTTGACATGAGATTACCGACAGTGAGGAAAACTGTGTCTGTATCAACTTCGGTTTTCGATCGAAAGGATATGGTTGTCCCTGGAGACATAATCACTTCGGACACAGGTTTTATGAG gGGGCATGGCACCTATGTTGATGAAGAAATGCTGACCGCTTCAGTTGCTGGAGAGGTGCAGAGGGTGGACAAACTCATCTGTGTCAGACCACTGAAGACCAG ATTTAATGGTGAAGTTGGAGATGTTGTGGTTGGCAGAATTACAGAG GTGCAGCAGAAACGCTGGAAGGTGGAAACTAATTCCAGACTGGACTCTATCCTGTTGCTCTCATCAGTAAACTTGCCTGGAGGAGAGCTG aggAGGAGATCAGCAGAAGATGAGCTGACCATGAGAGAATATCTTCAGGAGGGGGATCTCATAAGT gcAGAAGTGCAGTCTGTCTTTTCAGATGGAGCCTTGTCACTTCATACTCGCAGTTTAAAATATGGAAAA TTGGGTCAAGGAGTGCTGGTGCAAATTTCACCTTCTCTGATCAAGAGGCAGAAAAGTCACTTCCACAATCTTCCATGCGGTGCATCTATTATCCTTGGGAATAACGGCTTTGTGTGGTTGTATCCCACAATGGGACAACaagaggaggaagctggaggtTTCTACACCAGTCTTGAG CCTGTTAGCCTGTCAGATCGAGAGGTGATTTCACGGCTGAGAAACTGCTTACTGGCCTTGGCTGCACACAAAGTCCTTTTGTACGACACCAGTGTTCTCTATTGCTACGAATCATCACTGCAGCATCAG GTCAAAGACATCTTAAAACCTGAAGTGATGGAAGAGATTGTCATGTTGACGCAACAGAAGCTGCTGGAACAGGAAGGATGA